CTGTTTGCTATCGCCGATGGTATGAGTGGACACGAACGCGGCGACATCGCGAGTCGCATTGCTCTTGAAGTTATTCAGGAGTGGGCGGAAACCCAAGCATCTCCACAGAGCGACTTAGGTCCCATGAAACGACTCGGTGTTCTCAGCGAACTTGCGGAGGCAGCGAACGAGCGTATCTATACTTCCGCCGAGAGTCAAGGCAAAGGTCGCGGCATGGGCACAACCCTCATTGCGGGTTTTGTTACCTTTAGTTATCTCGCGTACGTGCACGTCGGCGATAGTAGACTCTATGTCCTACGCGATGAAACATTCACACAGATAACGACAGACGACTCCTTCGTTCAAAAAATGGTCGAAAAAGGTGAAATAACACCAGAAGAGGGGCGCGTCCATGAAAAACGGAACATCATTACACAAGCTATCGGTTTGAAGCCAGAGGTTAGCGTCAATGCAGATGCATATCCGCTTGTCCCCGGTGATATTGTCCTCGCCTGTACCGATGGTTTGCATGACCTAATTATCAACGATGACGAGATCGCCGACATTATCTTGTCTGCTTCTGGTATTGAAGAGGCATCTGAGAATCTCATCAGCAAGGCACTTGATTATGGCGGCACCGATAACGTTACGGTACTTCTTATAGATGTTGATTAATCCGCCATACCCCGCACCTCTTTTCAGGTGCGTGAGTTTCCCAAAAACGCAATTATAATTCCGACGTACTTTCCCCATGTTCTCCAAAGACCAGCACGCCGTCTGGATCTACTTCTGCTTCTGCTTCTGCTTCTGCTTCTTCCACATGTACAGGTATTGCTAACTCTGGCAGTTCAATCCGCCCGGCTTCAGCCCACAAACGTTCAAGGTTATAATAAGCACGTCTTTCGGACAGAAAGACATGGACAACAAAATCAACGTAGTCTAAGAGAATCCAATCCGCTTTACGCGCGCCTTCCTGATGCCAAGGTTTCTGTGACCAGTTGTTTTCAAGTTCTTCAAGAACGGCTTGCGAAATACCTTCTACTTGGATGTCGGAGACACCGCTGAAGATCGCGAAGAAGTCCGTGAAACCATCAAGTTCACGTAAATCAAGAATAACACCATCTTGTGCACGGCGGCTCATCGCTGCCGAAGCGGCGGCTTTTACCATATCTAATGTGTTTTTTCCGTTTTCCATTGCAAATTCCTTTAAGTGTTAACGCTCTCTAACGTGCTGTTGTAAGTATGAAGCGTATTTGGATGAATCATTACACCTTTATCAAGGAGGTGTTCAATTTTCGCGCGAGCGACATGATGAACGGCACGCCTCAAGTCTATGTACGCTAACTCCCGTACGAGATGAACAGCTTTATGTGTCCGTGTCGGCTCCGCGAAGTCTGCTACGTATAATACCTGTGATATAACCCCCATGGATGGGTTTCCGGTTGTATGGTTGCGAATGGCTTCGAGCACTTCAAGTTCTGTTACAGCGAATTTCTCAACCGCCAATTTCACGCCTATAAGTGGATGCAGGAGCGAAGGATTTACCTCTTCAATCGGGTCTAGGCGAATTTCATAGGCGTGTACTGCCGCATATAACGCTTGGGCGTTCATCCATTTCGCGCTGTCATGTAAAAGCGCAGCCAGGCTTGCCTGCCAAACATCCGCTTTATGAACACACGCGAGATCAACCGCCATCTCTTGTACGGCGAGGACATGCTGAAGCCGTTTCGCGCTCAATTTATCTGAAAGATACTGTTGAATTTCAATCGACTTCGGGTGTGCCCGGAGTTCTGAAAGTGTGGTGTCTATTTGATCGTATACGTAGTCCAATTACTCTCTCTCATCGTCAATGTGAATCCCTAATTCGGCTAATTCAGCAAGCAGTTCTCGTTCAGTCTCAGACAAAATCGTGTCCGGCAACGGGGTACGAATCGCGTATTCCTCATTAATCCATTTTGAGAGATCCGCGGCTTTGCACCGTGCACTACAGAATGGGAAATTTTTGGGTAAAGGGGTCCCGACTTCCCATACAAAGTCGTAAGCTGTTCCGCACATACTGCATGTGTGTTCCACGTTTTTAAGGTCCTTATATTCAAAAGAGTGCTTTTCACACAACGCGAAAGCATTGCACAACCTGTTAAGAATGTTTCCTCAGGAACTGACAATGTGGCGTTGCTTCAGGGTTTCTATTTCTGCTTTGAGCGTCTCAATTTCTTCCCGTTGTAGATTGTCTCGGATACTGCGCCTGTGTGCCAATATGCCCGACACAGTTGCGCCTATCGCAAGAATCGCCAAAGGTAAACCGATGCAGGCAATGATGATGTTATTTTGTCTGTCAAAATTCTTTTCAATCCTGTCAAAACTCTTTTCAACCCTGTCAAAACTCTTTTCAACCCTGTCAAAACCGTCAGTGACATTCTCTTTTAGATTCTTGAGGTCGGTTTTCATCACAAGGACATCTGCTTTGAGTGTGTCATCCCCTTCCGATTGCGCATATAAAGGCAACGTGATTGCACAAAGAAGTAGCAAGCAAAGTAGAATCGTTTTCATGATGTAGATCCTTATTTTCTGATGAATTTTAAACGGATATTTCCTGTTATTGATACAACCGATACCGCTGAATATAAGATTCGACTGTTTCTGGTACGAGATACCGGATTGAAAGCCCTTTCCAAATCCGTTCACGAATGGCGGTAGCAGATATATCCACACCCGTGATTGGAAAGGTCGTAACCCGCTTGCGAACCTCCAATGGCACCCGGTTTAGGTCGTAATTCGGGCGTGTCGTTGCAATCATAATACACCGTGCCAAAACCTTGTCAAAATCTCTCCAGACTTTATACTCAATGAGCGAATCTGCACCGATGATCCATGCGAGTTCGGTCGTCTCTCCGTAAAGTTTTTGTAGAGCCTTTAGCGTTTCAACGGTATATGACGGACCGGCGCGCTCCAGTTCTATCCGTGACACTTCAAAATGCGGATTCTCAACAATCGCTAAAAGTGCCATCTGATACCGGTGTTCGGGTTCAATAATATCGGTATCTGCGACCTTATGCGGGGGTCTCGCAGAAGGGATAAATAAGATCTTATCGTAGCCCAATCCGACCCGGACCTGTTCAGCACTCAGCAGATGCGCGTAGTGAATCGGGTTGAATGTTCCGCCCATCACAGCAATTCTTTGGGTTGTCTTCAGCATCAGAATGTCCAGCAGATATGAACTCAATAAGTCAATCTCACACTTCTCCATGCTCCTTAAAGTATACGGCTTTACACGAGAAAAGTCAATGGGAAAATCGGGACATGCTAACCGCCATGTACGCGAGCCTTGTAATCATCATAAGCCCGTTCAATCTGTTTTGCGGATTCTTCGGGACCGATGAAATGTGCACCGGTCAACACAACAGGCGGTTTCCCGCGTTCCGTCAGCAATTCAGCGACTCGACATTTAATCGCATTGACAATCGAGAGTGTGCCAATGCTGGACGTGGGTCCGACCGGATACGCCAGATTCGGGATGTCAACAACGGCATCGCCCGGCGGATTGCAGTTGTCGATCGTTAGGTCCGCGATTTCAAAAAGCCGTTTACCAGAGGCGTGCTTTGAGGTAGATGAACGACTGTGTGCGATGGAACTCACCGCTATGACAGGTAGATTCCGCGCCTTCGCTCCCATCGCTATTTCAATCGGAAGGATATTCGTGCCTGAATTGGAAAACACCATCATGGCGTCGTGAGGACCGAAGGTGAAGTTGCGTAAGATCACTTCCGCATATCCTGAGATGTTTTCCAAAAAGAGTGCCTGTCGCTGACCGTTGCAACCGACGACTTGGTTGTGATACGTAACGGCTAATTCCACGATTGGGAAAAAACCCGGGAAGCTTCCGTAACGCGGGAACATCTCCTCGACTGCCATGCGCGAATGTCCCGATCCGAATAGGTAGACGAGACCGTCTTCTGCTATTGTTTCAGCACACATATCGGAGGCTTGTGCAATCGCGTCGGTTTGCGTCGCTTCAATCTGTT
This window of the Candidatus Poribacteria bacterium genome carries:
- a CDS encoding Stp1/IreP family PP2C-type Ser/Thr phosphatase, which translates into the protein MQFAVRTDTGKLRDRNEDLYYFDTQLQLFAIADGMSGHERGDIASRIALEVIQEWAETQASPQSDLGPMKRLGVLSELAEAANERIYTSAESQGKGRGMGTTLIAGFVTFSYLAYVHVGDSRLYVLRDETFTQITTDDSFVQKMVEKGEITPEEGRVHEKRNIITQAIGLKPEVSVNADAYPLVPGDIVLACTDGLHDLIINDDEIADIILSASGIEEASENLISKALDYGGTDNVTVLLIDVD
- the rsfS gene encoding ribosome silencing factor produces the protein MENGKNTLDMVKAAASAAMSRRAQDGVILDLRELDGFTDFFAIFSGVSDIQVEGISQAVLEELENNWSQKPWHQEGARKADWILLDYVDFVVHVFLSERRAYYNLERLWAEAGRIELPELAIPVHVEEAEAEAEAEVDPDGVLVFGEHGESTSEL
- the yqeK gene encoding bis(5'-nucleosyl)-tetraphosphatase (symmetrical) YqeK — protein: MDYVYDQIDTTLSELRAHPKSIEIQQYLSDKLSAKRLQHVLAVQEMAVDLACVHKADVWQASLAALLHDSAKWMNAQALYAAVHAYEIRLDPIEEVNPSLLHPLIGVKLAVEKFAVTELEVLEAIRNHTTGNPSMGVISQVLYVADFAEPTRTHKAVHLVRELAYIDLRRAVHHVARAKIEHLLDKGVMIHPNTLHTYNSTLESVNT
- the yacG gene encoding DNA gyrase inhibitor YacG: MEHTCSMCGTAYDFVWEVGTPLPKNFPFCSARCKAADLSKWINEEYAIRTPLPDTILSETERELLAELAELGIHIDDERE
- the nadD gene encoding nicotinate-nucleotide adenylyltransferase codes for the protein MLKTTQRIAVMGGTFNPIHYAHLLSAEQVRVGLGYDKILFIPSARPPHKVADTDIIEPEHRYQMALLAIVENPHFEVSRIELERAGPSYTVETLKALQKLYGETTELAWIIGADSLIEYKVWRDFDKVLARCIMIATTRPNYDLNRVPLEVRKRVTTFPITGVDISATAIRERIWKGLSIRYLVPETVESYIQRYRLYQ
- a CDS encoding SIS domain-containing protein; amino-acid sequence: MSTSHLSYLHTAQDILKQIEATQTDAIAQASDMCAETIAEDGLVYLFGSGHSRMAVEEMFPRYGSFPGFFPIVELAVTYHNQVVGCNGQRQALFLENISGYAEVILRNFTFGPHDAMMVFSNSGTNILPIEIAMGAKARNLPVIAVSSIAHSRSSTSKHASGKRLFEIADLTIDNCNPPGDAVVDIPNLAYPVGPTSSIGTLSIVNAIKCRVAELLTERGKPPVVLTGAHFIGPEESAKQIERAYDDYKARVHGG